A section of the Flavobacterium ardleyense genome encodes:
- a CDS encoding bifunctional GNAT family N-acetyltransferase/carbon-nitrogen hydrolase family protein — protein sequence MQTKINKVELRNLQIEDYKELKTSMMESYAEMAENYWREEDIEKLLKIFPEGQLVILVDDVVVGSALSLIVNERIVYKPHNYNTITGNCTFSTHNENAEILYGIDVFIHPKYRGLRLGRRLYDARKEICENLNLKAVVFAGRIPSYLQYADEFTPKVYIEKVKQKELYDPVLSFQLSNDFHVVRIMKNYLEGDKSSKEFAVLLEWNNIYYDESPKIINVEKDIIRLGLVQWQMRSLNNLEEFFEQSEFFVDVVSGYGCDFALFPELFIAPLMADYNHMQEADAIREIAKHTTAIRKRFQEFAISYNINIITGSMPFLDEDGHLYNVGFLCKRDGTSEMYTKIHITPNEVSHWGMQGGSNIRTFDTDCGKIGIMICYDVEFPEMARIMADEGMNILFVPFLTDTQNGFTRVKICAQARAVENECYVAIAGCVGNLPKVNNMDIQYAQTAVFTPSDFAFPSNGIKAETTPNTEMTLIVDVDLRLLKELHEYGSVRILKDRRTDLYQIKKK from the coding sequence ATGCAGACTAAGATTAATAAAGTAGAACTTCGAAACTTACAAATAGAAGATTACAAAGAATTGAAGACTTCGATGATGGAGTCGTATGCCGAAATGGCCGAAAATTACTGGCGTGAGGAAGATATTGAAAAGCTTTTAAAAATTTTTCCGGAAGGTCAATTGGTAATTTTGGTTGATGATGTTGTAGTAGGATCGGCTTTATCTTTAATAGTTAATGAAAGAATAGTTTACAAACCTCATAATTATAATACCATTACAGGAAACTGCACCTTCTCTACTCACAACGAAAATGCAGAAATTTTGTACGGAATTGATGTTTTTATTCATCCCAAGTACAGAGGACTTCGTTTGGGACGAAGATTGTATGATGCTCGAAAAGAAATTTGTGAGAATTTAAATCTCAAAGCGGTGGTATTTGCAGGGCGTATACCTAGTTACTTGCAATACGCGGATGAATTTACACCCAAGGTTTATATTGAAAAAGTGAAACAAAAGGAACTTTACGATCCTGTACTCTCTTTTCAGTTAAGCAATGATTTTCACGTGGTGCGAATTATGAAAAACTATTTAGAGGGTGATAAAAGTTCCAAAGAATTTGCGGTATTGCTGGAGTGGAATAATATATACTATGACGAAAGTCCAAAGATAATTAATGTAGAAAAAGATATTATTCGCCTTGGATTGGTTCAATGGCAAATGAGATCTCTCAACAATCTTGAAGAATTTTTCGAACAATCTGAATTTTTTGTTGATGTAGTTTCGGGGTACGGCTGTGATTTCGCGCTTTTTCCAGAATTATTTATTGCACCATTGATGGCCGATTACAATCATATGCAAGAAGCAGATGCCATACGTGAAATCGCCAAACACACCACTGCAATTCGCAAACGCTTTCAAGAGTTTGCAATTTCCTACAATATAAATATCATTACCGGAAGTATGCCATTTCTTGATGAAGATGGGCACTTATATAATGTGGGATTTCTTTGCAAAAGAGACGGTACATCAGAAATGTATACCAAAATTCATATAACTCCTAATGAAGTGAGCCATTGGGGAATGCAAGGTGGCTCCAACATTAGAACATTTGATACAGATTGTGGTAAGATTGGAATTATGATTTGTTATGATGTTGAATTTCCAGAAATGGCGCGAATTATGGCCGACGAAGGGATGAATATTCTCTTTGTTCCATTTCTAACCGACACTCAAAATGGATTTACTCGAGTAAAAATCTGTGCACAAGCAAGAGCTGTAGAAAATGAGTGTTATGTCGCAATTGCAGGATGTGTTGGAAATCTTCCAAAGGTGAATAATATGGATATTCAATATGCTCAAACAGCAGTTTTTACACCTTCTGATTTTGCATTCCCAAGCAACGGAATTAAAGCAGAAACTACTCCAAATACTGAAATGACCTTAATTGTTGATGTGGATTTACGACTATTAAAGGAATTGCATGAATATGGAAGTGTACGAATCTTGAAAGATCGTCGCACCGATTTATATCAAATAAAAAAGAAGTAA
- a CDS encoding single-stranded DNA-binding protein: MNNLRNRVQLIGHVGNDPEIKTLEGGRKLANITLATNDYYTNAKGERVEQTEWHRLTAWGPTAEIIEQFVKKGKEIAIEGKLSHRSYDDKNGEKRFVTDVIINELVLLGKQS, from the coding sequence ATGAACAATTTAAGAAACAGAGTACAGTTGATTGGACACGTAGGAAACGATCCAGAAATCAAAACATTAGAAGGAGGTAGAAAATTGGCCAACATCACTTTAGCCACCAATGACTACTATACCAATGCCAAAGGTGAAAGAGTAGAGCAAACCGAGTGGCATCGTTTAACTGCTTGGGGACCAACCGCCGAAATCATTGAGCAGTTTGTAAAGAAAGGGAAGGAAATAGCCATTGAAGGCAAACTTTCACACCGTAGTTACGATGATAAAAATGGAGAAAAACGATTTGTAACAGATGTAATAATCAATGAGCTAGTTTTGCTCGGTAAACAATCATAA
- a CDS encoding single-stranded DNA-binding protein, protein MNNLRNRVQLIGHVGNDPEIKTFEGGNKLATITLATNDHYKNAKGERVEQTEWHRLTAWGATADIIEKYVKKGKEIAVSGKLTHRSYEDKSGEKKFITEVTVAEVVMLGKQS, encoded by the coding sequence ATGAATAATTTAAGAAACAGAGTACAGTTGATTGGACACGTAGGAAACGATCCAGAAATCAAAACATTTGAAGGTGGAAATAAACTTGCCACAATTACACTTGCCACCAATGATCATTATAAAAATGCCAAAGGCGAAAGAGTAGAACAAACCGAGTGGCATCGGTTGACAGCCTGGGGAGCAACCGCCGACATTATCGAGAAATATGTAAAAAAAGGGAAGGAAATCGCAGTAAGCGGCAAATTGACTCACCGTAGTTACGAAGACAAAAGTGGAGAAAAAAAGTTTATTACCGAAGTAACCGTTGCTGAAGTTGTAATGCTCG